A DNA window from Tachysurus vachellii isolate PV-2020 chromosome 20, HZAU_Pvac_v1, whole genome shotgun sequence contains the following coding sequences:
- the LOC132863528 gene encoding serine-rich adhesin for platelets-like codes for MWDCKRLWLLFIALLYLKDVRALGVWSKKPAQDWYSIAAQIPQAQPKEPASLHDGAQISTAMRDEGFQSQDIVSYVQATSNQDVSNTALQNSYGTASVTLPSGNTVYSSMYQQRPQVPSTSQTSQSWMQNASSYSSSQSPSVYWQSPSSLSSQYLGSRGPQNVNQVSSASGLTTTQQAASSIVSSGSTSSTSSSSSGSQSPSVYWQSPSSLSSQYLGSRGPQNVNQVSSASGLTTTQQAASSIVSSGSTSSTSSSSSGSQSPSVYWQSPSSLSSQYLGSRGPQNVNQVSSASGLTTTQQAASSIVSSGSTSSTSSSSSGSQSPSVYWQSPSSLSSQYLGSRGPQNVNQVSSASGLTTTQQAASSIVSSGSTSSTSSSSSGSQSPSVYWQSPSSLSSQYLGSRGPQNVNQVSSASGLTTTQQAASSIVSSGSTSSTSSSSSGSQSPSVYWQSPSSLSSQYLGSRGPQNVNQVSSASGLTTTQQAASSIVSSGSTSSTSSSSSGSQSPSVYWPSQSSGINQLSSSPGLTVTQQSMPSVASSGSASSTSSSSSGSQSPSAYWQSASSLSSQYLGSQGQRVNQLTSVPGLTVIQPAFPSLVLSGSTSSSYTGSQGQDSTGYGTFQVLTSQHGSSQTPQGTNQMSSAPSLTVTQLSMPSVASSGSTSSTSSSSSGSQSPSAYWQSASSLSKYFGSQGQQGINQMSSAPGLTVIQPASDSAVSNGSATSVPGSYTSFQSPSTYWQSASSLSSQYLGSQGQRVNQLTPVPGLTVIQPASPSLVSSGSSSSPTGPQSQVSTGYGTFQVLASQHGGFQTPQGTNQMSSAPSLTLIPLSSDTAVTNGSAVGTLSSYGGSQSQGSTVYGLSQGLPRKPGRLQMQLGINQRNSTPVLTTTQQAAPSIVSSGSTSSTSSAYMPSQSQSSTGHGLSQWLVNRYGSFEMWPEQNQQGSAPALTMTQQVVESGMSSGSTTSGISSIGSQSPSTSWLSGISKPTDGTPTLQGLSQPASVAVVTNGSTVSASGSYGVFHIQSPPAYWQSQSSLSSQYLGSQGLQSVNQLSSAPGLTVTQQAAPSVVSSGTTSTSSSPTGFQSQSTSGYWSSQELSNHHDGLQTQGTQQLNQQASSTLTSSSPNVSTSNTTTSNLGIQSKNVQKPQAFNLWMGRYPCKSDSSSNASKLS; via the exons ATGTGGGATTGTAAAAG GCTCTGGTTACTCTTCATTGCTTTACTATATTTAAAAGATGTAAGGGCACTTGGAG TGTGGAGTAAAAAGCCTGCACAGGATTGGTACAGTATTGCTGCCCAGATCCCTCAGGCTCAGCCTAAGGAACCTGCCTCCTTACATGATGGAGCCCAAATTTCCACAGCCATGAGGGATGAAG gatttcaGAGCCAGGACATTGTTTCATATGTACAAGCCACATCTAATCAGGATGTTTCAAATACTGCTCTTCAGAACAGCTATGGGACTGCATCAGTGACACTGCCATCTGGTAACACTGTCTATTCGTCCATGTACCAGCAAAGACCACAGGTTCCCAGCACTTCCCAAACAAGTCAGTCTTGGATGCAAAATGCTAGCTCTTACAGTAGTTCTCAAAGCCCATCTGTCTATTGGCAGTCACCAAGCTCACTTTCCAGTCAATATCTTGGTTCACGAGGACCGCAAAATGTAAACCAGGTGAGCTCTGCCTCAGGTTTAACCACAACCCAACAGGCTGCATCAAGTATTGTTTCAAGTGGTTCTACTTCTAGTACTTCAAGCTCttccagtggttctcaaagcCCATCTGTCTATTGGCAGTCACCAAGCTCACTTTCCAGTCAATATCTTGGTTCACGAGGACCGCAAAATGTAAACCAGGTGAGCTCTGCCTCAGGTTTAACCACAACCCAACAGGCTGCATCAAGTATTGTTTCAAGTGGTTCTACTTCTAGTACTTCAAGCTCttccagtggttctcaaagcCCATCTGTCTATTGGCAGTCACCAAGCTCACTTTCCAGTCAATATCTTGGTTCACGAGGACCGCAAAATGTAAACCAGGTGAGCTCTGCCTCAGGTTTAACCACAACCCAACAGGCTGCATCAAGTATTGTTTCAAGTGGTTCTACTTCTAGTACTTCAAGCTCttccagtggttctcaaagcCCATCTGTCTATTGGCAGTCACCAAGCTCACTTTCCAGTCAATATCTTGGTTCACGAGGACCGCAAAATGTAAACCAGGTGAGCTCTGCCTCAGGTTTAACCACAACCCAACAGGCTGCATCAAGTATTGTTTCAAGTGGTTCTACTTCTAGTACTTCAAGCTCttccagtggttctcaaagcCCATCTGTCTATTGGCAGTCACCAAGCTCACTTTCCAGTCAATATCTTGGTTCACGAGGACCGCAAAATGTAAACCAGGTGAGCTCTGCCTCAGGTTTAACCACAACCCAACAGGCTGCATCAAGTATTGTTTCAAGTGGTTCTACTTCTAGTACTTCAAGCTCttccagtggttctcaaagcCCATCTGTCTATTGGCAGTCACCAAGCTCACTTTCCAGTCAATATCTTGGTTCACGAGGACCGCAAAATGTAAACCAGGTGAGCTCTGCCTCAGGTTTAACCACAACCCAACAGGCTGCATCAAGTATTGTTTCAAGTGGTTCTACTTCTAGTACTTCAAGCTCttccagtggttctcaaagcCCATCTGT CTACTGGCCATCACAAAGCTCA GGAATAAACCAGCTGAGCTCTTCCCCAGGTTTAACTGTGACCCAACAGTCTATGCCAAGTGTAGCTTCAAGTGGTTCTGCTTCTAGTACTTCAAGCTCttccagtggttctcaaagcCCATCTGCCTATTGGCAGTCAGCAAGCTCACTTTCTAGTCAATATCTTGGTTCACAGGGACAACGTGTAAACCAGCTGACCTCTGTTCCAGGTTTAACTGTAATCCAACCAGCCTTTCCAAGTCTAGTTTTAAGTGGTTCTACTTCAAGCTCCTACACTGGTTCTCAAGGCCAAGATTCAACTGGCTATGGGACATTTCAAGTGCTTACTAGCCAGCATGGAAGTTCCCAAACACCGCAAGGTACAAATCAGATGAGCTCTGCCCCAAGTTTAACTGTGACCCAACTGTCCATGCCGAGTGTAGCTTCAAGTGGTTCTACTTCTAGTACTTCAAGCTCttccagtggttctcaaagcCCATCTGCCTACTGGCAGTCAGCAAGCTCACTTTCTAAATATTTTGGTTCACAGGGACAGCAAGGAATAAATCAGATGAGCTCTGCCCCAGGTTTAACTGTAATCCAGCCAGCCTCTGACAGTGCAGTGTCTAATGGTTCTGCTACTAGTGTGCCAGGCTCCTACACTAGTTTCCAAAGCCCATCTACTTACTGGCAGTCAGCAAGCTCACTTTCTAGTCAATATCTTGGTTCACAGGGACAACGTGTAAACCAGCTGACCCCTGTTCCAGGTTTAACTGTGATCCAACCAGCCTCTCCAAGTCTAGTTTCAAGTGGTTCTTCAAGCTCCCCCACTGGTCCTCAAAGCCAAGTCTCAACTGGTTATGGGACATTTCAAGTGCTTGCTAGCCAACATGGTGGCTTCCAAACACCGCAAGGTACAAATCAGATGAGCTCTGCCCCAAGTTTAACTTTGATCCCCCTCTCCTCTGACACGGCCGTGACCAATGGTTCTGCTGTTGGTACTTTAAGCTCCTATGGTGGTTCTCAAAGCCAAGGCTCAACTGTTTATGGGCTATCTCAAGGGCTTCCCAGGAAACCTGGTAGACTCCAAATGCAGCTAGGTATAAACCAGAGAAACTCCACCCCAGTTTTAACCACAACCCAACAGGCTGCACCAAGTATAGTTTCAAGTGGTTCTACTTCTAGTACTTCAAGCGCCTACATGCCTTCTCAAAGCCAAAGCTCAACTGGCCATGGGTTGTCTCAATGGCTTGTGAACCGTTATGGAAGTTTTGAAATGTGGCCTGAACAAAACCAACAGGGCTCTGCTCCTGCTTTAACAATGACCCAGCAGGTTGTTGAGAGTGGAATGTCAAGTGGCTCTACTACCTCTGGTATTTCTTCCATTGGGTCTCAAAGCCCATCTACATCTTGGCTCTCAGGAATTTCCAAGCCTACTGATGGTACCCCGACACTGCAAGGCTTAAGCCAGCCAGCCTCTGTTGCTGTAGTGACCAATGGTTCTACTGTCAGTGCTTCAGGCTCCTATGGTGTTTTTCATATCCAAAGCCCACCTGCCTACTGGCAGTCACAAAGCTCACTGTCCAGTCAGTATCTTGGCTCCCAGGGACTGCAAAGTGTAAACCAGCTGAGCTCTGCCCCAGGTTTAACTGTGACCCAACAGGCAGCACCAAGTGTAGTTTCAAGTGGCACTACCAGTACTTCAAGCTCCCCCACTGGTTTTCAGAGCCAAAGTACATCTGGCTATTGGTCATCTCAAGAGCTTTCTAATCACCATGATGGTTTGCAGACACAAGGCACACAACAGTTGAATCAGCAGGCCTCAAGCACATTGACCTCCAGCAGCCCTAATGTGAGTACTTCCAACACCACAACTTCCAATCTTGGCATACAAAGCAAGAATGTCCAGAAACCTCAGGCCTTCAATCTTTGGATGGGTCGGTACCCCTGTAAAAGTGACTCATCCTCCAATGCTTCAAAGCTTTCCTGA